The following DNA comes from Phytohabitans rumicis.
CTTGTCCCGGCCCCGCTCGATCGACGCCAACGCCCTGGTCAGGAACTGCTCGAAGTTGGCCAGCGCGGTGTCCACGTAGTCGTCGACCTCTTCGCGGAGCCGCTGCGCCTCGGCCCGCGCCTCCCCGATGATCCGCGCACCCTCGTGCTCGGCGGAGACAGTGATTTCGTTCACGGAGACGAGCCGCGCGTGCTCGGCCTCCCCTCGCTGATGATCCGCTCGGCTTCCCGCTTGCCGGCGTCGATGATCTTGTCGCGCTCGTCGAGGAGCGCCGTGGCCCGGCGCAGCTCGCTGGGCAACTCGGCGCGGAGCTGGTCAAGAGCGCCGATCATCTCGCCGCGGTCCACCATGCAGTTGGTACGCGACATCGGGACCGAACGAGCGGCCTCCAGAATGGCGATGATCTCGTCGATGCGGTCGAGCGGGTCCACCGGCACCTCACCCCTGTCGTTCTACAGCCGACCACCCAATGATGCGGCCGGGAGATGCGAAGTGTCCCTACCCACCCTCACGCGGCGCGTCGCCCATTGTGAAGCATGGGCTTACCGGGCGTACCGCTCGGTCAGCCGGGCGGCCACCACGTCGGGCACGTGCGCCGACACGTCGCCGCCCCACTTCGCGACCTCCTTGACCAGGCTGGAGGAGAGGAACGAGTAGAGCGGGTTCGTCGGCATGAACAGCGTCTCCACCCCGCGAGCCCGATGTTCATCTGCGCCATTTGTAGTTCGTAGTCGAAGTCGCTGACCGCGCGCAGGCCCTTGACCACGACCGCGGCCTCATGGGTCCGGCAGAAGTCCACGAGCAGCCCGCGAAACGACAGCACCCGCACGTTGGCGTACCCCTTGGTCACCTCGCCGAGCATGTCGAGGCGCTCGTCCTCGGTGAAGAGGCCGGTCTTCGACTGGTTGATCAGCACGCCGACGATGACCTCGTCGAATAGCCGGCTCGCCCGGCCGACGATGTCCAAGTGCCCGTTGGTGACCGGGTCGAACGAGCCGGGACATACCGCACGTCTCACGATCGGCGACCGTACCAAAGCGTCGTCTCCCCATATCGTCGGCTGTGCTCGCCCGTGATCCCTTGCACCCAGGTCAGCGCCCCGGACCGGGTCGACCGCTCCACCACCACCAAGGCGTCCGCCGCCAGCCAGCCGCCGCCCACCAGCGCGACGAGCGCCGCCGTGACCTCTTCGTCGGGTACGGCGTACGGCGGGTCCAGGAACACCACGTCGTACGGGCCGTCCTCCGGGCCGGCCGTGAGCACGGTGCTCACCTTCGCCGTGGCCAACCGGGCGGCCGGCGCGGCGCCGAGCGCGGCGATGTTGGCCCGGATCACCCGCGCGACCCGGGCGTCCGACTCCACCAGCAGGACGTGTGCGGCACCGCGGGACAGCGCCTCCAGCCCGACCGCCCCCGAGCCGGCGTACAGGTCGGCGAACCGGGCGCCATCCAGGTCGATCATCGATTCGAGCGCGCTGAAGAGCGCCTCGCGCACCCGGTCGGACGTGGGACGGGTGCGGTCGCCGGCCGGCGCCGAGATCCGGCGGCCGCCGAGGGTGCCGGCCACGATGCGGGTCATGGGACCGACGCTACGCCACGCGGCGCGCTCGTCACATCCGTCACTCCGCTACACACAGGCATCGGCCGAACGCTGGATGCGGATCGAACGTCAAGAATTGGTAACGGGATGCTTAGTTGGCCCTCAAGTCCTATGTGGCTGTTCGGGAACCGCTAAGGTCGTGCGCGCCGCGCAAGATGACCTTCATCGCACAAGCTTTACACCCGAAAGCGGCCCGCGACGACTCCCCCGGTCGTCGCGGGCCGCACCCGCTTCAGCCTTTCTCCAGGTACTCCGCGCGCTCCTCGTCGACCAGCGCCGCCACGGACGCCGCCAGCGCCGGGTGCCGCTCGAGCTCGGGATCCTCCTCGATGAGGGAGATCGCCTCCAGCCGCGCCTCGCCGATGAGCTTGGTGTCGCGCAGGAGCGACAGCAGCCGCAGGTGCGAGCGCCGGCCGGACTGCGTGGCGCCCAGCACGTCGCCCTCGCGCCGCTGCTCCAGGTCGATCTCGGCCAGCCGGAACCCGTCGGTCGTCGACGCCACCGCGTCCAACCGTTCACGCGCGGGTGACTCGGCCACCGCCTCGCTCACCAGCAGGCACAGCCCGGCCGCCGAACCCCGGCCCACCCGCCCGCGGAGCTGGTGCAGCTGCGACACGCCGAACCGCTCGGCGTCGAGCACCACCATGACCGTGGCGTTGGGCACGTTGACGCCCACCTCGACCACCGTGGTGGCGATCAGCACATCGATCTTGCCGGCGGCGAAGGACCGCATCACCGCGTCCTTCTCGTCCGCCGGCAGCCGCCCGTGCAGCACCCCGAGCCGCAGCCCGTGCAGCGGGCCGTCGGACAGCAGCGGCGCCACGTCCAGCACGGCCAGCGGCGGGCGCCGGCCCCCGTTGTCCGACTCGGGCGGGGCGTCCTCATCGGACGATGCGTCGCCGATCCGCGGGCACACCACGTACGCCTGGTGGCCGGCCGCCACCTCCTCGCGGATCCGCTGCCACGCCCGGTCGAGGTAGGCCGGCTTTTCCGCGGCCGGCACGACGTGGGAGGCGATCGGCGACCGTCCGCGCGGCAACTCGGACAGCGTGGAGGTCTCCAGATCGCCGTACACGGTCATGGCCACCGTGCGCGGGATCGGCGTGGCCGTCATGACCAGGACGTGCGGCGGCTGCTCGGCCTTTGCCCGCAGCGCGTCGCGCTGCTCCACGCCGAACCGGTGCTGCTCGTCGACCACCACGAGCCCCAGATCGGCGAAGTCGACGCCCTCGTAGAGCAGCGCGTGCGTACCCACGATGATGCCGGAGTCGCCGGCGGCGATCTCCTCCAGCGCGCGCCGCCGGGCCGCGGCCCCGAGCGACCCGGTGACCAGCGTCACGCGGGTGGCGCCGTCGGCCGAGTCCAGCTCGCCGGCGCGACCGAGCGGGCCGAGCAGCTCGGCGATCCCGCGGTAGTGCTGCGCGGCCAGGACCTCCGTGGGTGCCAGCATCGCCGCCTGCCCGCCGGCGTCCACCACCTGCAGCATCGCCCGCACCGCGACCAGCGTCTTGCCCGAGCCCACCTCGCCCTGC
Coding sequences within:
- the rsmD gene encoding 16S rRNA (guanine(966)-N(2))-methyltransferase RsmD, whose protein sequence is MTRIVAGTLGGRRISAPAGDRTRPTSDRVREALFSALESMIDLDGARFADLYAGSGAVGLEALSRGAAHVLLVESDARVARVIRANIAALGAAPAARLATAKVSTVLTAGPEDGPYDVVFLDPPYAVPDEEVTAALVALVGGGWLAADALVVVERSTRSGALTWVQGITGEHSRRYGETTLWYGRRS